Proteins encoded in a region of the Magallana gigas chromosome 8, xbMagGiga1.1, whole genome shotgun sequence genome:
- the LOC105336802 gene encoding uncharacterized protein, whose protein sequence is MAVGSFVFLPHCMMAVPMEIDGYPLLHFPNVCTNEPSPNAVFCEKHLLILQRHNIPTDKKAFLEYIGCKANPGSHEDIQRVDEKVLAFMHKLMCKDERMKTTGSNAVTFQGTDKLVRKFHQRVLNSNQELPSCNKDTGEKSRLRQRSRGHFVTVTGGGHILRFNPLFKSESPSQAFMSIVQMMYSELKELTEDEQRRRLQDYTLCYDNICNVDALGAAKEDLPLPGPLSDMWKTVKKVIDRLHIRNHKDQKCHELYHPDDNLPSSYNTMAGEQTFAWMSRFKKIVNSMTQTHHLFFLHRMCDRRNKYTSSCFKEGREPVLPGVNRGITSHGL, encoded by the exons ATGGCTGTTGGAAGCTTTGTTTTCCTTCCTCATTGCATGATGGCAGTCCCTATGGAAATTGATGGTTACCCCCTACTCCATTTTCCAAATGTATGCACCAATGAGCCTTCACCAAATGCAGTTTTTTGTGAGAAGCATTTACTCATATTGCAACGCCACAACATACCAACTGACAAGAAAGCATTTCTAGAATACATTGGTTGTAAAG caaATCCTGGCAGTCATGAGGATATCCAAAGAGTTGATGAAAAAGTTCTTGCTTTTATGCATAAACTTATGTGCAAGGATGAGCGCATGAAAACTACAGGAAGTAATGCGGTTACTTTTCAAg GTACCGACAAGCTGGTGAGAAAATTCCATCAACGTGTACTGAATAGTAATCAGGAATTGCCTAGCTGCAATAAAGACACTGGGGAGAAATCCAGACTAAGACAACGTTCTCGAGGTCACTTTGTTACTGTTACAGGAGGTGGACACATTCTACGGTTTAATCCTCTATTTAA GTCAGAGAGTCCCAGCCAGGCCTTCATGTCGATTGTACAGATGATGTACTCTGAACTGAAGGAACTGACAGAGGACGAACAAAGGAGAAGACTTCAAGATTACACACTGTGTTATGATAATATTTGCAACGTTGATGCATTAGGAGCAGCCAAAGAAGATCTTCCTCTTCCTGGGCCACTTTCAGACATGTGGAAAACAGTAAAGAAGGTCATCGACAGACTTCACATCCGTAACCACAAGGACCAAAAGTGTCATGAACTCTATCATCCAGATGACAACCTCCCATCATCTTATAACACAATGGCTGGAGAACAAACTTTTGCTTGGATGTCAAGATTCAAGAAGATTGTCAACTCTATGACCCAAACGCATCACCTCTTCTTCCTGCATAGGATGTGTGATCGGAGAAACAAATATACCTCTTCTTGCTTCAAAGAGGGAAGAGAGCCTGTCCTACCCGGTGTAAATAGAGGAATCACCAGCCATGGCTTGTAA